A genome region from Haliotis asinina isolate JCU_RB_2024 chromosome 11, JCU_Hal_asi_v2, whole genome shotgun sequence includes the following:
- the LOC137255477 gene encoding uncharacterized protein: MSTILLTAACFCALPSRLQATDYDCVHPTVQEVLPVKAHDYIRSVIAPSVYDCAAECKLFPLCLYFTFDAEKRTCQFLKKRNQRFTVGSGIFFSSIKEWKMPLTGACRNASCSPNSQCIEGHPLCLNDAVIGMTCTRDDDCHVNMTSCFRGRCLCHPGYSHNIRRNSCDRDCQNYGDTMTPYMGLGIIGHNTKILNVASTMEMCMSACVQQTFLCKTIEFRRMPPRCQLSQVGYLDVTDREREKGVEDWWFAVRKCKN; this comes from the exons ATGTCTACCATTCTTTTGACCGCAGCCTGTTTCTGTGCCCTCCCTAGCAGACTGCAGGCGACTGATTACGACTGTGTTCATCCTACGGTGCAGGAAGTTCTCCCTGTAAAGGCCCATGATTACATCCGGTCCGTTATTGCGCCCTCTGTGTACGACTGCGCCGCGGAATGCAAACTGTTCCCGCTGTGCTTGTACTTCACCTTTGACGCTGAAAAACGCACATGtcaatttttaaagaaaagaaatCAGAGGTTCACTGTTGGCAGTGGTATCTTCTTTAGCAGCATTAAAGAGTGGAAAATG CCATTGACAGGAGCTTGTCGCAACGCATCCTGTAGCCCCAACTCGCAGTGTATTGAAGGACATCCGCTGTGTTTAAATGATGC CGTAATTGGGATGACGTGTACTAGAGATGACGACTGTCACGTCAATATGACGTCATGCTTCCGTGGACGGTGTCTGTGTCACCCTGGCTACAGCCACAACATCCGACGTAACTCCTGTGACAGAG ACTGCCAGAATTATGGAGACACCATGACGCCGTATATGGGATTAGGAATCATTGGTCATAACACTAAGATTCTAAACGTGGCTTCAACGATGGAAATGTGCATGTCGGCATGTGTGCAACAAACCTTCTTATGCAAAACTATAGAGTTCAGAAGGATGCCACCAAGGTGCCAGCTGTCCCAAGTGGGGTACCTCGACGTCacagacagagaaagagagaaaggtGTTGAAGACTGGTGGTTTGCAGTGAGGAAATGTAAAAATTAG